From the genome of Candidatus Poribacteria bacterium:
CTACCTCGACGAGCCGTCCTCTCTGCCTGAGGATTTCCGGGATCGGGAGCTCGCTGCGCGCGTCCGAAATTCCTTGACTCACTTCGTGTTCGAGGGCAGATGGGGCTCGACATCGACTCTCGTGATGCCTTCGAAAGGAAGCGAATGACGCCATTCAACGGGCTCGGCATGCATCCGGGGAACCTGTGGCGTCTCTCGAACGCCCGTACGCGGTCGATCAGCGCCGAAAACCCCGGCGGCGCGAAGGGCAGGGGCGGCATGGCAACCGAGGGAACGGGCGCGTCGTGCGCTCGCGACCTCGGCGTCGGGTGGAAGGTATCGCCGAGCGTCGTTATCCGGGCTGGCGAGACGTACACCATCGCCGACATCGCGGGCCCCGGGGCGATCCAGTCGATGTGGCTGAGCGGCGACGTGTCGCGCAAGGGCCCGGTGGCACGGTACTACATCCTGCGCATCTACTGGGACGACCAGGAAGCGCCGTCTGTCGAGACGCCCATCGCCGACTTCTTCGCGTCAGGGTGGGGGCGGTTTGCCCAGATCAACTCGCAGATGGTCGCCGTCAATCCTAACCGCGCCTACAACTGCTTCTGGGAGATGCCCTTCCGTAAGCGATGCCGCATCACGCTGGAGAACCGGCACACCGAGCCGCTGACGCACTACTACCAGGTCAACTACACGCTGACTGATGTGCCGGATGATGCCGCTTACTTCCACGCCCAGTTCCGCCGGACGAACCCTCTGCCCTACAAGCAGCCCTATACGATCCTCGAAGGCGTCGCGGGACAGGGTCAATACGTCGGAACGGCGCTGGCGTGGGGTGTCAACAACACCGGCTGGTGGGGCGAGGGCGAGATCAAGTTCTTCCTCGACGGCGACGGCGAGTTCCCGACCATCTGCGGAACCGGCACCGAGGACTACTTCGGCGGAGCCTACAACTGGGACGTCGATGGGCAGTACACCGCCTACTCGACGCCCTACATGGGCATGTGCCCTGTGATCCGACCGGACGGGACCTATCAGTCGCAGCAGCGGTTCAGCATGTACCGGTGGCATGTCGTCGATCCGGTCCGGTTCGAGGGAGACATTCGCGTGACGATCCAGGCTCTGGGATGGCGCAGCGGCGGGCGGTATCTGCCGTTGCAGGACGATATCGCATCCGTCGCGTACTGGTACCAGACGCTGCCGACGCCAGCGTTCCCGTCGCTCCCTGATGTCGACGCCCTGGAGATCATCTGATGCCCGCGAACGTCGGCACGATCCCGCTGCGCGACGCGACGGACGACGAATTGCTCGACATCAGCCGTCGCGGGACGCTCTCGCTGAATCTGACGGAGATGCGCGCGGTTCAGGCGTACTACCGGTCGAAGGGGCGAGACGCGACGGACGTCGAGCTGGAAACCATCGCCCAGACGTGGTCGGAGCACTGCGTCCACAAGACGTTCCGAGGCGTCATCGAGTATCGCGAGGGCGAGAGCGTCGAGGTGATCGACAGCATCCTCCGCAGCACCATCGCCCGCGTGACGCGCGAGCTCGACTCCGACTTCTGCGTGTCCGTGTTCAAGGACAACGCGGGGATCGTCCGGTTCAGCGACGACTACCACATCGCTTTCAAGGTCGAAACGCACAATCACCCGTCCGCCATCGAGCCGTACGGCGGCGCAGGAACCGGCATCGGCGGAGTCATCCGAGACATCCTGGGAACCGGCCTGGGCGCCAAGCCGATCCTGAACACCGACGTGTTCTGCTTCGGCCTGCCGGATGCCTCGTACGACGACCTGCCGAATGGCGTGCTCCATCCGCGCCGCATCTTCAAGGGCGTCGTCTCTGGCGTGCGGGACTACGGGAACCGCATGGGAATCCCGACGGCGAACGGCGCGATCCTGTTCGATCCGCGCTATACCGCGAATCCGCTCGTCTTTGCCGGGACGGTAGGGATCATTCCCATCGACCGCGTCGAGAAGGGCGCGAAGCCCGGCGACCTGATTCTCGCCGTCGGCGGGCGCACGGGCAGGGACGGCATCCACGGCGCGACCTTCTCGTCGCTGGAGCTCGATGAGACGTCCGAATCGCTGGGAAGCGTCGTGCAGATCGGCAACCCGATCGTCGAGAAGATGGTCAGCGACACGTTGCTGCAAGCGCGCGACTTGGAACTCTATCGGGACGTGACCGACTGCGGCGCGGGGGGGTTCTCGTCGGCGGTCGGGGAGATGGGCAAGGACATCGGCGCGCGGGTTCACTTGGAGCGCGTGCCGCTGAAATACGCCGGTCTGCTGCCGTGGGAGATATGGCTCTCCGAGGCGCAGGAGCGGATGGTTCTGGCGGTTCCGCCGGAGAACCGGGACGCGATCCTGGACGTGTTCCGGGCGGAGAACGTCGAAGCGACGGTTCTCGGGGAGTTCACGGACACAGGCCGGCTGGAGGTTTTCTTCGAGGACGAGCGCGTCGCTGACATCGATATGGAGTTCCTGCACGACGGCATCCCGCGTGCGATGAAGCAGGCGGTCTGGAACCCGCCGACGCGGCGCGACCCACAGTTCCCGGAGCCTGCCGACCTGACCGAAGCCCTCCGTGCGATCCTCGCGGCGCCGAACGTCGCCAGCAAGGAGTGGGTCGTCCGGCAATACGACCACGAGGTGCAGGGCGGTCTGGTTCTGAAGCCGCTGGTTGGCGCGTCCGACGACGGACCCGGCGACGCATGCGTCGTGCAGCCCGTTCTCGGTGAACCCGAAGGCGTGATCGTCGCCAACGGGATCAACCCGAAGTACGGCGACATCGACCCGTATTGGATGGCGGCTCTCGCCATCGACGAGGCGCTGCGGAATGTCGTCGCCGTCGGTGGATCGCGGACACGGACGGCGCTGCTCGACAACTTCAGTTGGGGGAACCCGGACAAGCCCGACCGGCTGGCGGGACTCGTCCGCGCGTCCAAGGCGTGCTATGACATCGCCAAGGCGTACGAGACGCCCTTCATCTCCGGCAAGGACAGCCTCTACAACGAGTACCGCGATGGACGTACTGGCGAACAGGTCGCGATACCGGGGACGCTGCTCATCTCGGCGATCTGCGTGGTGCCCGATGTCGAGAAGGTCGTGTCCATGGACGCCAAGGCTCCGGGCGAGGTCGTCTACGTTCTCGGACGGACCTACCGCGAGCTTGGGGGCTCCCACTATTACGCCCTGCTCGGTGAGGTCGGAGCGAGCGTGCCGCAGGTGCGTCCCGATGAGGGCCGGCGGAGCATGGACGCCCTCCACGCTGCCATCCAGGCGGGGCTGGTCAGCGCGGCGCACGACTGCTCGGAGGGCGGTATCGCGGTCGCAGCGGCGGAGATGGCGTTCGCTGGCGGCTTTGGCATGGCGCTGTCCGTCGAGGGTGTGCCGGTCGCGGATAGGCTGATCCGAGCAGACGAGATTCTGTTCTCGGAGTCGGCGAGCCGATTCATCGTCACGGTGAAGCCCGAGGACGCGGACCGGTTCGAGAGCGTGCTGGCGTCACACGGAGCGGCCTTCGGACGGATCGGAACCGTGACGGCGTCGGATCGGTTCGTCGTCCGCCGAGACGACGGCTCCGAGTGCGTCTCCGCGTCCATTGACGACCTGAAAGCCGCGTGGAAGGGCACGTTCGCTTGGTGAGCCGCAGGAGGCAGAGACGATGCGTGCCGTGGTTCTGCTCGCGTGGCTGGCGGCATCCGCTGCGGGCGCGGACGTGCGCTTCGAGCATGTCGTCATCGACCGCGAGTTCTGGGGCGACTGCAAGGCGATCGGCGACCTTAACGGCGACAGGCTTGCCGACCTGGTTCTCGCCAACCGCGACTGGCTCATCTGGTATCCCGCTCCTGAGTGGAACCGAGTCGTCATCACACGCGACGCCAGCAACTTCACGACCGACATGGAGCTTGGCGACGTGGACGCCGACGGCGACCTGGACGTCGTCGTGCCAGATGGCTCCGCCGGCATCCTCCGCTGGTACGAGAACCCCATGCCCGCAGGCGATCCGAGCTCCGACCCATGGGCTCCCCACCTGATTGGCGTCCACAACGAACACGCGCACGACCTGGAGCTCGCCGACGTCGACGGGGACGGCCGTCTCGACGTGGTCACGAGGCCCAAGGGATCGCATCTTTGTCTGGGCACGCGAATCGGGCGATGTATGGAAGCATACGACGTTCGCGTGCCCCGACGGCGAAGGCCTCGCGACCGGCGACCTTGACGGCGATGGGTCACCGGACATCGTCGTTGCGAGTCGATGGTACCGCCGCGCCAACGGTGCGTGGACGGAGCATGCCTACGCCGACTGGCGTCATGGCGATACATCCGTGAAGGTCGGAGATATCAACGGCGATGGCAGAGCCGACATCGTCCTGACGCCATCGGAAGGAACCGCGCGTCTTGTGTGGTTCGAGGCTCCCGAAGACCCCACGACGAGCGGATGGCGCGAGCATGTCGTCCAGGACCCGATCGCGTTCACGCACTCTCTGGAGCTCGCCGACGTGGACGGCGACGGAGCGCTGGATATCGTGACCGCGGAGATGGCGCAGTCGGACGACCCGGATGAAGTGCTCGTCTTCTTCAATGCCGGCGGGGGCCATTCATGGCGGCGCCAGGTCGTGGCGGCGACGGGCTCGCACAACCTGCGCGTCGGCGATCTAGACGCCGACGGTGATATCGATCTCTACGGCTCCAACTGGCAGGACCCGCCCGTCGGACGCGTCGAGTTCTGGCGGAACCTTTCGCGCTGATGCGAGTGGGAGGGAGAGCATGACGACCTATCGCGCCGGAGTCATCGGGCACACGGGACGGGGCAACTACGGACACGGACTCGACACGGTCTATCTCGACGTCGCGGAGACGGAGATCGTCGCTGTCGCCGATGCCGACGGGGTAGGACTGAACGCCGCCGGGGAACGGCTCAAGGTTCCCGCGAAGGCTCGA
Proteins encoded in this window:
- a CDS encoding DUF2961 domain-containing protein, with the protein product MTPFNGLGMHPGNLWRLSNARTRSISAENPGGAKGRGGMATEGTGASCARDLGVGWKVSPSVVIRAGETYTIADIAGPGAIQSMWLSGDVSRKGPVARYYILRIYWDDQEAPSVETPIADFFASGWGRFAQINSQMVAVNPNRAYNCFWEMPFRKRCRITLENRHTEPLTHYYQVNYTLTDVPDDAAYFHAQFRRTNPLPYKQPYTILEGVAGQGQYVGTALAWGVNNTGWWGEGEIKFFLDGDGEFPTICGTGTEDYFGGAYNWDVDGQYTAYSTPYMGMCPVIRPDGTYQSQQRFSMYRWHVVDPVRFEGDIRVTIQALGWRSGGRYLPLQDDIASVAYWYQTLPTPAFPSLPDVDALEII
- the purL gene encoding phosphoribosylformylglycinamidine synthase subunit PurL, with the translated sequence MPANVGTIPLRDATDDELLDISRRGTLSLNLTEMRAVQAYYRSKGRDATDVELETIAQTWSEHCVHKTFRGVIEYREGESVEVIDSILRSTIARVTRELDSDFCVSVFKDNAGIVRFSDDYHIAFKVETHNHPSAIEPYGGAGTGIGGVIRDILGTGLGAKPILNTDVFCFGLPDASYDDLPNGVLHPRRIFKGVVSGVRDYGNRMGIPTANGAILFDPRYTANPLVFAGTVGIIPIDRVEKGAKPGDLILAVGGRTGRDGIHGATFSSLELDETSESLGSVVQIGNPIVEKMVSDTLLQARDLELYRDVTDCGAGGFSSAVGEMGKDIGARVHLERVPLKYAGLLPWEIWLSEAQERMVLAVPPENRDAILDVFRAENVEATVLGEFTDTGRLEVFFEDERVADIDMEFLHDGIPRAMKQAVWNPPTRRDPQFPEPADLTEALRAILAAPNVASKEWVVRQYDHEVQGGLVLKPLVGASDDGPGDACVVQPVLGEPEGVIVANGINPKYGDIDPYWMAALAIDEALRNVVAVGGSRTRTALLDNFSWGNPDKPDRLAGLVRASKACYDIAKAYETPFISGKDSLYNEYRDGRTGEQVAIPGTLLISAICVVPDVEKVVSMDAKAPGEVVYVLGRTYRELGGSHYYALLGEVGASVPQVRPDEGRRSMDALHAAIQAGLVSAAHDCSEGGIAVAAAEMAFAGGFGMALSVEGVPVADRLIRADEILFSESASRFIVTVKPEDADRFESVLASHGAAFGRIGTVTASDRFVVRRDDGSECVSASIDDLKAAWKGTFAW
- a CDS encoding VCBS repeat-containing protein, with amino-acid sequence MRAVVLLAWLAASAAGADVRFEHVVIDREFWGDCKAIGDLNGDRLADLVLANRDWLIWYPAPEWNRVVITRDASNFTTDMELGDVDADGDLDVVVPDGSAGILRWYENPMPAGDPSSDPWAPHLIGVHNEHAHDLELADVDGDGRLDVVTRPKGSHLCLGTRIGRCMEAYDVRVPRRRRPRDRRP
- a CDS encoding VCBS repeat-containing protein; translated protein: MASTTNTRTTWSSPTSTGTAVSTWSRGPRDRIFVWARESGDVWKHTTFACPDGEGLATGDLDGDGSPDIVVASRWYRRANGAWTEHAYADWRHGDTSVKVGDINGDGRADIVLTPSEGTARLVWFEAPEDPTTSGWREHVVQDPIAFTHSLELADVDGDGALDIVTAEMAQSDDPDEVLVFFNAGGGHSWRRQVVAATGSHNLRVGDLDADGDIDLYGSNWQDPPVGRVEFWRNLSR